Part of the Periophthalmus magnuspinnatus isolate fPerMag1 chromosome 18, fPerMag1.2.pri, whole genome shotgun sequence genome is shown below.
gttgtcgtcatgattggagttgttgtcgtcatctctgtagttgttgtcgtcatctctggagttgttgtcgtcatctctggaGTAGTTGTGGTCATGATtggagttgttgtcgtcatctctgtagtagttgtcgtcatctctgtagtAGTTGTCGTCATGATTGGagttgtcgtcatctctgtagttgttgtcgtcatctctgtagttgttgtcgtcatctctgtagtAGTTGTCGTCATGATTGGAGTagttgtcgtcatctctggaGTAGTTGTCGTCATGATtggagttgttgtcgtcatctctgtagtAGTTGTCGTCATGATTGGagttgtcgtcatctctgtagttgttgtcgtcatctctgtagttgtcgtcatctctgtagtagttgtcgtcatgattggagttgttgtcgtcatctctgtagtTGTCGTCATGATtggagttgttgtcgtcatctctgtagtagttgtcatgattggagttgttgtcgtcatctctgtagttgttgtcgtcatgattggagttgttgtcgtcatctctgtagtagttgtcgtcatctctggagttgttgtcgtcatctctgtagtagttgtcgtcatctctggagttgttgtcgtcatctctgtagttgttgtcgtcatctctggagttgttgtcgtcatctctgtagtagttgtcgtcatctctgtagtagttgtcatctctgtagttgttgtcgtcatctctggagttgttgtcgtcatctctggagttgttgtcgtcatctctgtagttgttgtcgtcatctctggagttgttgtcgtcatctctgtagttgttgtcgtcatctctggagttgttgtcgtcatctctgtagtagttgtcgtcatctctggagttgttgtcgtcatctctgtagtagttgtcgtcatctctggagttgttgtcgtcatctctggagttgttgtcgtcatctctggagttgttgtcgtcatctctgtagtagttgttgtcatgattggagttgttgtcgtcatctctggagttgttgtagtcatctctggagttgttgtcgtcatctctgtagtAGTTGTCGTCATGATTGGAGTagttgtcgtcatctctggaGTAGTTGTCGTCATGATtggagttgttgtcgtcatctctgtagtAGTTGTCGTCATGATTGGagttgtcgtcatctctgtagttgttgtcgtcatctctgtagttgtcgtcatctctgtagtagttgtcgtcatgattggagttgttgtcgtcatctctgtagtTGTCGTCATGATtggagttgttgtcgtcatctctgtagtagttgtcatgattggagttgttgtcgtcatctctgtagttgttgtcgtcatgattggagttgttgtcgtcatctctgtagtagttgtcgtcatctctggagttgttgtcgtcatctctgtagtagttgtcgtcatctctggagttgttgtcgtcatctctggagttgttgtcgtcatctctgtagtagttgtcgtcatctctgtagttgttgtcgtcatctctgtagtagttgtcgtcatctctggagttgttgtcgtcatctctgtagttgttgtcgtcatctctggagttgttgtcgtcatctctgtagtagttgtcgtcatctctgtagtagttgtcatctctgtagttgttgtcgtcatctctggagttgttgtcgtcatctctggagttgttgtcgtcatctctggagttgttgtcgtcatctctgtagttgttgtcgtcatctctggagttgttgtcgtcatctctgtagtagttgtcgtcatctctggagttgttgtcgtcatctctgtagtagttgtcgtcatctctggagttgttgtcgtcatctctggagttgttgtcgtcatctctgtagtagttgtcgtcatctctggagttgttgtcgtcatctctgtagtagttgtcgtcatctctggagttgttgtcgtcatctctggagttgttgtcgtcatctctggagttgttgtcgtcatctctgtagtagttgtcgtcatctctgtagtagttgttgtcatgattggagttgttgtcgtcatctctggagttgttgtagtcatctctggagttgttgtcgtcatctctgtagtagttgtcgtcatgattggagttgttgtcgtcatctctgtagtagttgtcatctctgtagttgttgtcgtcatctctggagttgttgtcgtcatctctggagttgttgtcgtcatctctggaGTAGTTGTCGTCATGATtggagttgttgtcgtcatctctggagttgttgtcgtcatctctggaGTAGTTGTCGTCATGATtggagttgttgtcgtcatctctgtagtagttgtcgtcatgattggagttgttgtcgtcatctctggagttgttgtcgtcatctctgttgttgttgtcatcacTGTGCTTGGATTGCACAAGTACAGTGCTACAAGGAGGAAACTGGGCAGAAGTTTGTAATCTCCCATTTCCTGTTgagagattaaaaacaatagtGAGACCCCATGACAATAATAGCaacgaaacaaaaaactgaataaagaacaaaaatcaaaagtgtCACTTAGAACAAATGGTCATGCTGATGTTTTTACTGTAGAAAATATACTCTAATTTTGAGCttctccaaaacaaaaaaaatatttacaaaataggtgtttttttgtttcggaagtaaatgtttttaatttttattatgttCACTTCACACATTTACTGcgcatgtccaaccaggaagcaaaattgtaaacttcaccaaaatgttGACACTAGGAAAATTGCGCTACATTAAAGGGGGTAGTATAATCTGTTATATGGACTCTGAGGCAATATTGGTAACACGCAGATATCACATTCATACTAAGCaatttgggtgaagtgtcttgcctaaggacacagcaacagttttAGCAACTGACTCCCCACTGTACGCACCGCATATCTTGACCGTTTCGGCTGTGCTCTGGAGCCTTGCTCGTCAGTCTCACATGATGCTGCTGTGAcatgtctggtcagctgatttaaacaggatgacagcgccatctgcagtacGACTTATCTGACTGTATCCGGGGCGTGAGAGAGTCGGTACACTCCCTCCTCCTGATTTATAGTCTGGTGAGCACATTTCTGGATCTCGATGGCCTCCCTATTGACAAAGGTATTTGTTGCAGATACCAAAATCTGTTTCAATGAGCTGACCaaacacgtcacagcaacatcatgtgacacGGAAGATGAAGGCGGCAGAGTCCAAGTGAAACTGTCAAAGTATGAAACGAATAGAGGTTTGTACCATAAGAAAAAGTATTGTCTCAACCCCAAttcttttttaaatgcatttcaaaGCAAAATTTGAGCATCACAGCACTGCAGATATAACTGTTTCCATCTAACAGCCATCACTTCCAGATTTGTGGTCgataaatgtgtattattatttattattattaaatgtcatatatacagttgaaactagaagttaatttttttttattttttctcactgtctgacatgaaatcagactaaaccaaaattatttctttttgctaaatgccagaataatgtgAGAAGGATTTTtagtgacaatttttcatgactttcttcgaAGTCAGAAGTTGGCATACAGTTAACAATTTGGGGAAACCCAGTTGACCCTGAAACGCACCGCTTCTTTTTGTAACATTATCgtaaagtcaaaagaaatcagccaagatatcaggaagagaattgtggacttccTGGTTTATCCATTCAATTTCCAGATGACTGAAGGTGTCACGTTCTCCTATTCAAACTATCATGTGCAAGGAGAcagttctgtgtcccagagatgagctttggtctgaaatgtgcagatcaaaccaagaacaaaagcaaaagaccttgtgaagaagctgctgaagctgtaagagtgtTACACCAGCTCTGTCTGGACGAATGGGACAAAACTCCTGACAACTACTGGATTGGATTATTAActaactattgtgagaagtttgtggaaggaaatccaaaacatttgacccaagtcacacagtttaaagacaatggaatgaatactaatgaaatgtgtgtaaacttcttagaagaaagtcatgaaaaattatCTTAAAATCCTTctcattattttgacatttagcaaatagaaattattttggtaTAATTGAGGTTTGCCCTAAtgtttgatttcatgtcagacatgacggtgagaaaaaaatcaaaacattatatataaacttctggtttcagctgtTCCTTTTTAGAATGCACTTTCcaccatttttttcattaaaacatgaatataaaactatgaaaagatTTACCACTGTTACaatcaaactgtaaaaacaaactcTGTTATATCCTCTTTAGGTCTGAAATATTTGCCTATAGAAGTCCTGCTTTGGGAAACTCGATTGGCTGCATTCATACTTGAACATACaacataataattaaaactatatctgaactagaccaggattaaaacaggactagaacaggaccaaccAGTCTCCAAACCAAgtttaaagcaggacaaaaccagcacAAATGTGAAAACAGCCAGGGCATGAAAGAGTGAGCCCTCGAGACTTCTACAAAGATTTATATAATGTCTTCTGTAATTTATAAAGGATGTATATAATATCTTTTGTAATAAATAAGAAAagatatatataatatgttCTGTAATATTTTAGAAAATATGTATATCTTCTGTAATATATAAGTTTTATAttacatataatatatatatatatatatatatatatatatatatatatatatatatatatatatatatatatatgtatatataatataatgtatatatatatatatatatgtcttaTGAAACACCTAAtagaagttgtattttttttctgtaatatataagaaaatatgtttcagcaccagtttttattttgggaCTACAAATACAACTCACATTTGTGTGCTGCTCCTCATTTGCAAAAAAGTCATTTGCCTTTTATGGAAAATCCAGTttacaaatgtgtttgtttcagttctATTCCacaaacaattattttataGTTGACTAGTCAGCGATTATTAACATTTATATTATACTtcaatcatttttaaatatgttttaaacaaTTATTTATCTATGATTTTGAGAATCACTTTGGtcatctgaagttgttttacatGTCCtatgtaaataaacttgaattgaaataAAGGTGTGTGACTCATGATTCTCGATAATGGAGAGGAAGATGATGATTCTACATGATGCAGCTGTAGAGACGtagtttattctttttaaaCAGCTTTTAATATCTTAAAatctattattaaaatacaaaaatgtattaaaatacaaAGATTTGAACAGTccattaatcgcaattattcaTATAAAATGTTGGAGTCGTATTGTTGaattgtgaaataataaaagtcaGATATTACCTGGCCGTCTGCAGCGTGAGTGTTGGTCTTCCGGTGTCTTTAGATGTGAGTGCCAGTCTATCTTTTAATGATCTACTTATGTCGATCTGTTGAACCTGCACCACGGCGAGGAGGAGGTATAACAAATAATGTGATATGATGAGTCAAAAGGGTGTGGTGTAAGATTGGAGGAGGcattagattaaaaaataaaaaatacttggtGAGTGTCACCTTCTCATATACCAGGggtcacaaataaaatatcactGAGGTCCGAAAAAAATCGACAAGTGAAGGTCTGAagcttctgttttatttttagttccaATTTTAACAGCTGTAATGATAACAGTTTTTAAGTTGTGCATTTaactatgaaaataaattacatgtttattttaaagtaaaacaaaaacatgctttttgactggaatgtgaaacaaaattttaaaaagtgcttGTTACAAAAACTACACAACACTGAACGTTGATAAATAATTTGAACTAACAAAGGATTTTACTTTTTCTGAGAGAAGTAAGCTCTTTGTTGCTTTGCAAGCATTCTAAATCTAGGGCTGAATGCTGTTAAAGCCTTCCTCAAGCACATGTGAAGGTGGTCATTGGTGAGCCTGGAACggtat
Proteins encoded:
- the LOC129457117 gene encoding mucin-2-like; its protein translation is MGDYKLLPSFLLVALYLCNPSTVMTTTTEMTTTTPEMTTTTPIMTTTTTEMTTTTPIMTTTTPEMTTTTPEMTTTTPIMTTTTPEMTTTTPEMTTTTPEMTTTTTEMTTTTEMTTTTPIMTTTTTEMTTTTPEMTTTTPEMTTTTPIMTTTTTEMTTTTTEMTTTTPEMTTTTPEMTTTTPEMTTTTTEMTTTTPEMTTTTTEMTTTTPEMTTTTPEMTTTTTEMTTTTPEMTTTTTEMTTTTPEMTTTTTEMTTTTPEMTTTTPEMTTTTPEMTTTTTEMTTTTEMTTTTTEMTTTTPEMTTTTTEMTTTTPEMTTTTTEMTTTTTEMTTTTTEMTTTTPEMTTTTPEMTTTTTEMTTTTPEMTTTTTEMTTTTPIMTTTTTEMTTTTPIMTTTTEMTTTTPIMTTTTEMTTTTPIMTTTTTEMTTTTEMTTTTTEMTTTPIMTTTTTEMTTTTPIMTTTTPEMTTTTPIMTTTTTEMTTTTPEMTTTTPEMTTTTPIMTTTTTEMTTTTPEMTTTTPEMTTTTPEMTTTTTEMTTTTPEMTTTTTEMTTTTPEMTTTTTEMTTTTPEMTTTTTEMTTTTPEMTTTTPEMTTTTTEMTTTTEMTTTTTEMTTTTPEMTTTTTEMTTTTPEMTTTTTEMTTTTPEMTTTTTEMTTTTPIMTTTTTEMTTTTPIMTTTTEMTTTTPIMTTTTEMTTTTPIMTTTTTEMTTTTEMTTTTTEMTTTPIMTTTTTEMTTTTPIMTTTTPEMTTTTPIMTTTTTEMTTTTTEMTTTTTEMTTTPIMTTTTTEMTTTTTEMTTTTPIMTTTTPEMTTTTPEMTTTTTEMTTTTPIMTTTTPIMTTTTPIMTTTTEMTTTTEMTTTTPEMTTTTTEMTTTTPIMTTTTTEMTTTTPIMTTTTTEMTTTTPIMTTTTTEMTTTTPIMTTTTTEMTTTTPIMTTTTTEMTTTTEMTTTTPIMTTTTTEMTTTPIMTTTTTEMTTTTPIMTTTTTEMTTTTPIMTTTTEMTTTTPETTTTTTEMTTTTPIMTTTTTEMTTTTPIMTTTTTEMTTTTPEMTTTTTEMTTTTPIMTTTTTEMTTTPETTTTTTETTTTTTEMTTTTPIMTTTTEMTTTTPIMTTTTTEMTTTPIMTTTTTEMTTTTPIMTTTTTEMTTTTPIMTTTTTEMTTTTPIMTTTTTEMTTTTEMTTTTPIMTTTTTEMTTTPIMTTTTTEMTTTTPIMTTTTEMTTTTPETTTTTTEMTTTTPIMTTTTTEMTTTTPVMTTTTPIMTTTTEMTTTTPIMTTTTTEMTTTTPIMTTTTTEMTTTTPETTTTTTEMTTTTPIMTTTTTEMTTTTPIMTTTTEMTTTTPIMTTTTTEMTTTTPETTTTTTEMTTTTPETTTTTTEMTTTTPPPIERDTTVETLQTPVNSDGCGTTEFCAREPSSCNPADPASCFYAGARREGGRNFRINLSGDSDGYIGCALRPSSGGNEVIYICANNRGNLRMLTGDITPNGIVLNELSVGRVRGRINGRRIQCAFSATLLDSTATRAKRGADTTYGFSVVNGTYDPDTNQVGLQNRRVRAEDVDISQPSQNVNNLVTTPLPMTTTPPPTMTPTVTTTTTTTVSTTGAATSTQRSVCTGLVIVLGILSSLWL